A single genomic interval of Syngnathoides biaculeatus isolate LvHL_M chromosome 1, ASM1980259v1, whole genome shotgun sequence harbors:
- the fabp4a gene encoding fatty acid binding protein 4a: MVEKFVGTWKMISSENFDDYMKAIGVGFAVRQVGNRTKPSLIVTVDEQGTVIMKTQSTFKTSEIKFKLNEPFEETTADDRKTRTVISLENGKLVQKQCWDGKETSIEREVTDGKLIARCIMGDVVAVRTYVKEA; the protein is encoded by the exons ATGGTTGAGAAATTTGTCGGGACATGGAAAATGATCTCCAGCGAGAACTTTGATGACTACATGAAAGCAATTG GCGTCGGCTTCGCCGTCCGGCAGGTGGGCAATCGCACGAAGCCCAGCTTGATCGTGACGGTGGACGAGCAAGGCACCGTCATCATGAAGACGCAGAGCACCTTCAAGACGTCCGAGATCAAGTTCAAGCTCAACGAGCCCTTCGAGGAGACCACGGCCGACGACAGGAAGACGCGG ACCGTGATCAGCTTGGAAAACGGCAAACTGGTGCAGAAACAGTGCTGGGACGGAAAGGAGACGAGCATCGAGAGGGAAGTCACGGATGGGAAATTAATAGCG AGGTGCATCATGGGAGACGTGGTGGCGGTGAGGACGTACGTGAAGGAGGCGTGA
- the mrpl53 gene encoding 39S ribosomal protein L53, mitochondrial → MAAPGKASVVLKTVRKIAVHFCPFEANVRSTREFLLLVGSEKARSTNLKCEVTSMVKHDKSEPLVEVTYVDGERLLMKGAHLTSKEMLGAFQARCVAKDPQAKAAAK, encoded by the exons ATGGCGGCCCCCGGTAAGGCGTCCGTGGTGTTGAAGACCGTCAGGAAAATCGCCGTCCACTTTTGTCCCTTCGAGGCCAACGTCCGCTCGACGCG GGAATTCCTGCTCTTGGTGGGCTCGGAGAAGGCCAGATCCACCAACTTAAAGTGCGAGGTGACATCCATGGTGAAACACGACAAGTCGGAACCTCTCGTGGAGGTCACGTATG TGGACGGCGAGAGGCTGCTGATGAAGGGCGCCCATCTGACCAGCAAGGAGATGCTCGGCGCCTTCCAGGCCCGATGCGTGGCCAAGGACCCCCAGGCCAAGGCTGCAGCCAaataa